The Fusarium keratoplasticum isolate Fu6.1 chromosome 8, whole genome shotgun sequence genome includes a region encoding these proteins:
- a CDS encoding Protein-serine/threonine kinase, translating to MSWKASERLMDTIRHYARFPATGVSLRQMVQFGEKPSVGTLFRASQFLAEELPIRLAHRVQELDELPDGLNEMPSVIKVKDWYAQSFEEITQLPRPELPQDVRTRLMKPSKTLGRQAFRLPPATPNPSIDEGESSGWGGLQNNGNGNGKKAVTRRYFAVVDDTGDWPADLHLYNQRFAQTLHDIKRRHDGVVTTMAQGILEYKRRRQRMQIDSTIQSFLDRFYMSRIGIRMLIGQHIALTDQSHHRDPTYVGIICTKTNVQDLAQEAIENARFVCEDHYGLFEAPKVQLVCNPSLNFMYVPGHLSHMLFETLKNSLRAVVETHGMDKQAFPVTKVIVAEGKEDITIKISDEGGGIPRSAIPLVWTYMYTTVDRTPSLDPDFDKSDFKAPMAGFGYGLPISRLYARYFGGDLKLISMEGYGTDVYLHLNRLSSSSEPLQ from the exons atgtcgtGGAAGGCTTCAGAACGTCTGATGGACACCATCCGTCACTATGCCAGGTTTCCCGCCACTGGTGTCAGCTTGCGCCAGATGGTGCAGTTTGGCGAGAAGCCCTCGGTCG GAACCCTGTTCCGAGCTTCCCAATTCCTCGCCGAGGAGCTACCCATTCGCCTGGCCCACCGTGTGCAAgagcttgacgagctccCAGATGGTCTCAATGAGATGCCCTCGGtgatcaaggtcaaggactGGTACGCCCAGTCTTTTGAG GAAATCACCCAACTCCCCCGGCCAGAGCTCCCCCAAGATGTACGCACCCGCCTCATGAAACCTAGCAAAACCCTCGGCCGACAGGCCTTCCGCCTCCCTCCCGCGACCCCCAATCCCTCAATTGACGAGGGTGAGTCCTCGGGCTGGGGAGGTCTCCAGAACAATGGAAACGGCAACGGAAAGAAGGCCGTGACGCGGCGTTACTttgccgtcgtcgacgacacGGGCGACTGGCCCGCCGACCTGCACCTCTACAACCAACGTTTCGCCCAGACTCTCCACGACATCAAGCGCCGTCATGATGGCGTCGTCACCACCATGGCCCAGGGTATTCTCGAGTACAAGCGACGCCGCCAGCGAATGCAGATCGACAGCACCATCCAGTCCTTCCTCGACCGCTTCTACATGTCTCGTATCGGTATTCGTATGCTCATCGGCCAGCACATCGCCCTAACGGACCAGAGCCACCACCGCGATCCTACCTACGTCGGAATCATTTGCACAAAGACCAACGTCCAGGACCTCGCCCAAGAAGCCATTGAGAACGCCCGATTCGTCTGCGAAGATCACTACGGCCTCTTTGAAGCCCCCAAGGTCCAGCTCGTCTGCAACCCCAGCCTCAACTTTATGTACGTTCCCGGTCACCTGTCACACATGCTCTTCGAGACCCTCAAGAACTCGCTACGCGCCGTCGTCGAGACCCATGGAATGGACAAGCAGGCCTTCCCTGTGACAAAGGTTATTGtggccgagggcaaggaggatATCACCATCAAGATTTCCGATGAGGGTGGCGGTATCCCTCGCAGCGCCATTCCTCTGGTCTGGACCTACATGTACACCACTGTCGACCGCACGCCAAGCCTGGACCCTGATTTCGACAAGAGCGACTTCAAGGCCCCAATGGCTGGATTCGGATACGGATTGCCCATTTCACGTCTATACGCTCGCTACTTTGGCGGAGACCTGAAGCTCATCAGCATGGAAGG TTACGGCACCGATGTCTACCTCCACCTGAACCGCctgtcctcgtcgtccgagcCCCTCCAATAG